The Sinomicrobium kalidii genome contains a region encoding:
- a CDS encoding (Fe-S)-binding protein translates to MGELKVPTMAEMMAEGRQPEVLFWVGCAGSFDDRAKKITRALVKLLHKAGVEFAVLGTEESCTGDPAKRAGNEFLFQMQAVTNIEVLNGYEVKKIVTACPHCFNTLKNEYPSLGGNYEVMHHTQFLRSLLEEGRLAIEGGKFKGKRITYHDPCYLGRANGVYEAPRELIRKLDVELVEMRKCKKAGLCCGAGGAQMFKEPEKGNKDVNIERTEQALETQPDVIAAGCPFCNTMMTDGVKGKEKEADIAVMDIAELIANAGEL, encoded by the coding sequence ATGGGTGAACTGAAAGTACCTACTATGGCCGAAATGATGGCTGAAGGCAGGCAACCTGAAGTGCTCTTTTGGGTAGGCTGTGCCGGAAGCTTTGACGACAGGGCCAAAAAGATCACCAGGGCTTTGGTAAAACTGCTTCACAAGGCCGGTGTGGAATTTGCCGTGCTCGGAACCGAAGAAAGCTGTACCGGAGACCCGGCCAAGCGGGCCGGGAACGAATTCCTTTTCCAGATGCAGGCCGTAACCAACATAGAGGTACTTAACGGTTATGAAGTGAAAAAAATAGTAACGGCATGTCCGCACTGTTTTAATACCCTGAAAAACGAATACCCTTCACTGGGAGGAAATTACGAGGTAATGCACCATACCCAGTTCCTGAGATCATTACTGGAAGAAGGCCGGCTTGCCATTGAGGGCGGAAAGTTCAAAGGAAAGCGGATTACATACCACGATCCGTGTTACCTGGGCCGGGCCAACGGAGTCTATGAAGCCCCGAGGGAACTCATCCGTAAACTCGACGTGGAACTGGTAGAGATGCGCAAATGCAAAAAAGCAGGACTTTGTTGTGGTGCCGGAGGTGCCCAGATGTTCAAAGAGCCCGAAAAGGGCAATAAGGACGTCAATATCGAGAGGACCGAGCAGGCATTGGAAACACAGCCTGATGTTATAGCGGCAGGCTGTCCGTTCTGCAACACCATGATGACGGACGGTGTAAAAGGCAAGGAAAAAGAAGCCGATATTGCTGTTATGGACATCGCCGAACTTATTGCGAATGCAGGAGAGTTATAA
- a CDS encoding LNS2 domain-containing protein, with amino-acid sequence MKKEEVERLLHDKVEAGEHISPVLPQGIKNYLIDIDGTVTEDVPNEEPERMATCEPFPDALTTLNKWYEEGHVITFFTSRTEDHRKVTEEWLDRHGFKYHGLLMGKPRGGNYHWIDNHLVRATRYNGKFTDLIEKEVTIEVFDDGKHD; translated from the coding sequence ATGAAAAAGGAAGAAGTAGAAAGGCTGTTACACGACAAAGTAGAAGCAGGTGAGCACATAAGCCCGGTATTGCCGCAGGGAATAAAGAATTACCTGATCGATATTGACGGTACCGTGACCGAAGACGTGCCCAATGAAGAGCCGGAACGTATGGCAACATGTGAACCGTTTCCCGATGCCCTGACAACGCTGAATAAATGGTATGAAGAAGGGCATGTTATTACTTTTTTTACGTCCAGGACGGAAGACCACAGGAAAGTGACCGAAGAATGGCTGGACAGGCACGGATTTAAATACCACGGACTGCTGATGGGAAAACCGAGAGGTGGAAATTACCACTGGATCGACAATCACCTGGTCCGGGCCACAAGATATAACGGTAAGTTTACAGACCTTATCGAAAAAGAGGTGACCATCGAGGTGTTCGATGATGGAAAACACGACTGA
- a CDS encoding (Fe-S)-binding protein: MAVIPNIIFAVVLIAGIGFFVRNIRKLVRNIRLGKATERSDNKSQRFKNMARIALGQQKMVVRPVAGIMHIIVYLGFLIINIEVLEIIIDGLFGTHRVFSFMGGFYTVLIGGFEILALLVLIAVIVFWIRRNVIRLKRFRNPEMKGWPKNDGNLILYFEMVLMILFLTMNATDVPFQQMQAGNVVSGFIAPWFDGLPESTLHVVERSAWWLHIVGILIFLNYLYYSKHLHILLAFPNTYFAGLNPKGQMDNLEAVTNEVKLMMDPDADPFAAPPKEEGDGAAPEKFGVSDVTDLNWVQLLSAYTCTECGRCTSECPANQTGKKLSPRKIMMDTRDRLEEVGKNIDNNGTFAEDNKSLLDDYITREELWACTSCNACVEACPVSINPLSIILDMRRYLVMEQSAAPAELNNMMTNIENNGAPWPYNQMDRLNWKDE; the protein is encoded by the coding sequence ATGGCTGTCATACCAAATATAATTTTTGCGGTTGTCCTCATAGCGGGGATAGGGTTCTTTGTCCGGAATATCCGGAAACTGGTACGCAATATCCGGCTGGGCAAGGCAACCGAGAGGTCGGACAACAAGTCGCAGCGGTTTAAAAACATGGCCCGTATTGCCCTGGGGCAGCAAAAAATGGTGGTCCGCCCCGTGGCAGGGATCATGCATATCATAGTCTATCTCGGTTTTCTCATTATCAATATAGAAGTGCTGGAGATCATTATTGACGGTCTTTTCGGGACGCACCGGGTATTCTCTTTCATGGGAGGGTTTTATACCGTGCTCATAGGAGGCTTCGAAATTCTGGCATTACTGGTGCTCATTGCGGTGATCGTTTTCTGGATACGGCGGAACGTCATCCGGTTAAAGCGGTTCCGGAACCCGGAAATGAAAGGATGGCCCAAAAACGACGGAAACCTGATCCTCTATTTCGAAATGGTGCTGATGATCCTTTTCCTTACCATGAATGCCACCGATGTCCCGTTTCAGCAAATGCAGGCGGGAAATGTAGTGAGCGGGTTTATAGCTCCGTGGTTTGACGGTCTCCCGGAATCCACTTTGCATGTTGTTGAACGAAGCGCGTGGTGGCTGCACATTGTAGGGATACTGATCTTTCTCAATTATCTCTATTATTCCAAACACCTGCACATTCTGCTGGCATTCCCGAACACTTATTTTGCAGGCTTGAATCCGAAAGGGCAGATGGATAACCTGGAAGCCGTGACCAATGAAGTAAAATTAATGATGGACCCCGATGCCGATCCGTTTGCCGCTCCGCCGAAAGAAGAAGGCGATGGTGCGGCACCCGAAAAATTCGGCGTATCGGATGTGACGGACCTGAACTGGGTACAGCTCCTCAGTGCCTATACCTGTACGGAATGCGGCCGGTGTACCAGTGAGTGCCCGGCAAACCAGACCGGGAAGAAACTGTCCCCGAGAAAAATTATGATGGATACCCGGGATCGTCTGGAAGAAGTTGGGAAAAATATAGATAATAATGGTACTTTTGCAGAAGATAACAAGTCGTTATTAGACGATTATATCACCCGGGAAGAACTTTGGGCGTGTACTTCGTGCAACGCCTGTGTGGAAGCTTGCCCGGTGAGCATTAACCCCCTGTCCATTATCCTGGACATGCGGCGTTATCTGGTCATGGAGCAGTCTGCGGCCCCGGCCGAACTGAACAATATGATGACCAATATAGAGAACAACGGTGCACCCTGGCCCTATAACCAGATGGACAGGCTGAACTGGAAAGACGAATAG
- a CDS encoding MlaD family protein, producing the protein MKISREFKTAIIVLGGILLFILGFSYLKSNPLFKSYRTYYAVYDDVGGLATGTSVSINGFPVGKIMNIRFLNEKGKLLVTFSVENDFEFSKSSKAVLHDTGIIGGKAIQIVPVFDGSEKSISGDTLPSFIKPGLTELVTQKLTPLQAKLGSMLEHADSVLSGVNTILDEESRANLKTSIADLKDITANFKSSSVTLNALLRDNKQKLDNSIENIEGLTGNLKDVSGTLAEANLEQTMAELQQTITGFNRVVEKIDRGEGSVGKLLKDEELYDNLTGASRQLEQLLQDMKLNPKRYVHFSLFGKRAKQYEPPEEEPDK; encoded by the coding sequence TTGAAAATATCCAGAGAATTTAAAACAGCTATTATAGTTTTAGGCGGTATATTGTTATTTATACTGGGCTTTAGCTATTTGAAATCCAATCCGCTTTTTAAATCCTACAGGACATACTATGCGGTGTATGACGATGTAGGTGGGTTGGCTACGGGAACTTCCGTTAGTATTAACGGCTTTCCCGTGGGGAAGATCATGAATATTCGCTTTTTAAACGAAAAGGGAAAGCTGCTGGTGACATTTTCTGTGGAGAACGATTTTGAATTTTCCAAAAGCAGTAAGGCAGTACTTCACGATACGGGGATCATTGGCGGAAAAGCCATACAGATCGTTCCGGTCTTTGACGGTAGTGAAAAATCCATTTCGGGAGATACCCTTCCGTCTTTCATAAAGCCGGGGCTTACGGAACTGGTTACACAAAAACTGACCCCTTTGCAGGCCAAGCTGGGGAGTATGCTGGAACATGCCGATTCCGTGCTTTCCGGGGTCAATACCATACTGGACGAGGAATCCAGGGCCAACCTGAAAACCAGTATTGCCGATTTAAAGGATATCACAGCTAATTTTAAAAGCAGTTCGGTAACCCTGAATGCATTGTTGAGGGATAATAAGCAAAAGCTGGACAATTCCATCGAAAATATAGAAGGGCTCACCGGGAACCTGAAAGACGTTTCGGGCACCCTGGCAGAAGCCAACCTGGAACAGACCATGGCAGAACTGCAGCAGACCATAACCGGTTTTAACCGTGTTGTTGAAAAGATCGACCGGGGAGAAGGCTCCGTAGGGAAGCTGCTCAAGGATGAAGAGCTGTACGACAACCTTACCGGGGCGTCCCGGCAGTTGGAGCAGTTGTTGCAGGATATGAAACTCAACCCCAAGAGGTATGTGCATTTTTCCCTGTTTGGCAAAAGGGCCAAACAATATGAGCCACCCGAAGAAGAACCGGATAAATAG
- a CDS encoding N-acetylmuramoyl-L-alanine amidase family protein — MVKKLGMLPVLLAGFLWLCSFAEGKGQEKTGKVFTVVLDAGHGGHDPGNIGNGAKEKNVALDIVLAVGKELEKHKGIKVIYTRKTDKFVNLYVRGKIANEANADLFVSIHCNSHNSNAYGTETFVLGLHANKRNFEVAKAENEVIYLEENHEANYAQYDINSPESVIGLTIMQEEFLAQSIELAKLLQDNFTVKLKRKNRGVKQAGFIVLHQTFMPSVLVETGFLSNRNEKNYLTSRKGQAEVSRNIASAIVRYKKNVTDNIAIEEPPVSPVKEHPAPGVVFKVQIAAGNNKIEPKRYNFRGLSPISMETFGSVFRYLYGETSSYDEARKLQQQAKGKGYDNAYIVAYKNGARVSVNEVLHN; from the coding sequence ATGGTAAAAAAGCTTGGGATGCTGCCGGTGTTGCTGGCAGGTTTTTTATGGTTGTGTTCCTTCGCGGAAGGAAAAGGGCAGGAAAAAACCGGAAAAGTTTTCACTGTGGTGCTCGATGCAGGGCATGGAGGACACGACCCGGGGAATATAGGTAACGGAGCCAAAGAAAAGAATGTGGCTCTGGATATTGTCCTCGCGGTCGGGAAGGAACTGGAAAAACATAAGGGTATAAAAGTAATTTATACACGGAAGACCGATAAGTTTGTGAACCTGTACGTTCGCGGTAAGATTGCGAATGAGGCCAATGCCGATCTCTTTGTTTCCATCCACTGCAATTCCCACAATTCCAATGCCTACGGTACGGAGACTTTTGTGCTGGGACTGCACGCCAACAAACGAAACTTTGAAGTGGCAAAAGCGGAGAACGAGGTTATTTACCTGGAAGAAAATCACGAAGCTAATTATGCCCAATACGATATTAACTCTCCGGAATCCGTTATCGGTCTTACCATTATGCAGGAAGAGTTTCTTGCCCAGAGCATTGAGCTGGCAAAATTACTACAGGACAATTTTACGGTAAAGCTGAAACGAAAGAACCGTGGCGTAAAACAGGCGGGATTTATCGTGTTGCACCAGACTTTTATGCCCAGTGTGCTGGTAGAAACCGGATTTTTAAGTAACCGGAATGAAAAAAACTACCTGACCTCCCGTAAAGGGCAGGCGGAAGTTTCCAGGAATATAGCCAGTGCCATTGTACGGTACAAAAAAAACGTCACCGATAATATTGCTATAGAAGAACCTCCTGTGTCTCCGGTCAAAGAACATCCGGCTCCGGGTGTGGTATTTAAGGTACAGATTGCCGCAGGCAACAATAAAATAGAGCCCAAGCGTTATAACTTCAGGGGGTTGTCTCCCATATCGATGGAGACATTCGGAAGTGTGTTCCGTTACCTCTACGGGGAAACCTCCAGCTATGATGAGGCCCGGAAGCTGCAACAGCAGGCAAAAGGCAAAGGGTATGACAATGCTTACATCGTAGCGTACAAAAACGGTGCGCGTGTTTCCGTAAATGAAGTACTTCACAATTAA
- a CDS encoding putative LPS assembly protein LptD, translated as MPDPKPEHTGSFFTKIGFKALQANNPYILLVFILLFCQPFLFAQETPVKQPLNIEAGKDSLQVPVKEALPDLTVNDSIIADHILLDSTQINKVQDSIEQDSVPPKKELIADQIKYKAKDYQKTVRSENKIYLYNEAEVYYQDTELKSGVIVIDYEKKEVYAGRIKDSTGTLVQAPYFKQGSNVVEPDSIRYNFDTQKALIWNSRSEQTVGGEMNVFAEVTKKENDSVYFLHEGKLTTSKNLDDPEYYIRVRKAKFVPKEKVIAGFSNMYIADVPTPIAVPFAYFPMSQESSESGLIFPTFGEVNDQGYFLQNGGYYFAINDHLDLAVLGDYYTNGSYGFRTETNYAARYKFRGNFNFRFENLVQGQRGFPDYSRQTRYNIQWSHSQDAKANPSSRFSASVNLGSSRYYKDSYNQVNTGNFMNNTLTSSISYSKSFPGYPAVNLSLTATHSQNTNTETINMTLPTLQASVERIYPFAPKSGIKKGIFQNINFQYNLRAENSFETTDSLFFKKEMFETAKTGFRHSIPLSTNFKVFKHLSTSLSVNYDDVWQLKTIRRNDYDPDLEEAPIDTISGFDRFGQYNFSASLGTTLYGMFTFKEGKKIKAIRHVIRPSISYGYTPGFDQYYDEYIANEEGDRELYTRFEGGVYGTPSRGNSNNIGISVSNTLEAKVQDRDTTATEPKKITLLNNLNFSTSYNIAADSLPWSPLRVTGGVPLFDNKMTVNFGATLDPYAIDNSGNRIEKFNIDNGGSLFRLTNANLTTSYTISSKTFKGSGVDRDADNTQSGGRDDDLFGTSQDFSDGRMFPDDDEEDEEEEDTKFYGASLPWDLRLAYSMTYSNSNRQNEISNNSLMFSGNVELSPKWRVGVSSGYDFKNRGFSYTQLRFERDLESWRMNFSWTPFGNRTSWYFFIGIKSSMLSDIKWEKRRNPDRRL; from the coding sequence ATGCCTGATCCGAAGCCGGAACATACCGGGTCATTTTTTACAAAAATAGGATTTAAAGCATTGCAAGCAAATAACCCTTACATACTTTTAGTGTTTATTTTGCTGTTTTGCCAGCCGTTTCTTTTTGCACAGGAAACCCCGGTAAAGCAACCGCTGAACATTGAAGCCGGGAAAGACTCTTTACAAGTACCTGTTAAAGAAGCGCTTCCGGACCTCACAGTCAACGATTCTATCATTGCAGACCATATACTACTGGACAGTACACAAATAAACAAGGTCCAGGACAGCATCGAACAGGACAGTGTACCGCCGAAAAAGGAGCTTATTGCAGACCAAATAAAATACAAGGCCAAAGACTACCAGAAAACAGTACGCAGTGAGAACAAGATATACCTGTATAACGAGGCCGAGGTGTATTACCAGGACACCGAACTCAAATCGGGGGTTATTGTTATTGATTATGAAAAAAAGGAAGTGTATGCCGGGCGGATAAAAGACTCGACGGGAACACTGGTTCAGGCCCCTTATTTCAAACAGGGGAGCAATGTAGTGGAGCCGGACTCCATCCGGTATAATTTCGATACGCAAAAGGCACTGATCTGGAATTCCAGATCGGAACAGACCGTGGGAGGTGAAATGAATGTATTTGCCGAGGTCACCAAAAAGGAAAACGATTCTGTTTACTTCCTTCACGAAGGAAAACTCACCACTTCCAAAAACCTGGACGACCCGGAATATTACATCCGGGTCCGAAAAGCCAAGTTCGTTCCGAAAGAAAAAGTTATTGCGGGGTTCAGTAATATGTATATTGCTGATGTCCCCACACCTATTGCAGTGCCGTTTGCCTACTTCCCGATGTCTCAGGAAAGCAGTGAATCGGGACTGATATTCCCTACCTTCGGAGAGGTGAACGACCAGGGCTATTTTTTACAGAACGGAGGCTATTACTTTGCTATAAACGACCACTTGGACCTGGCCGTGCTGGGTGATTATTACACCAACGGGAGTTACGGTTTCCGTACGGAGACCAACTATGCCGCACGCTATAAATTTCGCGGAAATTTCAATTTCAGGTTTGAAAACCTCGTACAGGGGCAACGGGGGTTCCCTGATTACAGCCGGCAAACCCGGTACAACATCCAGTGGTCGCACAGCCAGGACGCCAAGGCAAATCCCAGTTCCCGGTTCTCGGCCAGTGTAAACCTGGGGAGCAGCCGGTATTACAAAGACTCTTACAACCAGGTGAATACCGGGAATTTTATGAACAACACCCTGACGTCGTCCATCTCCTACTCCAAGTCGTTTCCGGGATATCCGGCGGTAAACCTCAGCCTTACGGCCACACACTCGCAAAACACCAATACGGAAACCATCAACATGACATTGCCTACCCTGCAGGCCAGCGTGGAGCGTATTTACCCGTTTGCCCCGAAATCGGGCATCAAAAAAGGCATTTTCCAGAACATCAACTTTCAGTATAACCTCCGGGCGGAAAACAGTTTTGAAACCACCGATTCCCTGTTCTTTAAAAAGGAAATGTTTGAAACCGCCAAAACGGGATTCAGACACAGTATTCCTCTCAGCACGAATTTCAAGGTATTCAAACACCTGAGCACCTCCCTCAGCGTGAATTATGACGATGTATGGCAACTCAAAACCATACGAAGAAACGATTACGACCCCGATCTGGAAGAGGCCCCGATCGATACCATAAGCGGTTTTGACCGTTTTGGCCAGTACAATTTCAGTGCCAGCCTGGGAACTACACTTTACGGGATGTTCACCTTTAAAGAAGGAAAAAAGATTAAGGCCATACGCCACGTCATACGCCCTTCCATAAGCTACGGTTATACCCCGGGCTTTGACCAGTATTACGATGAGTACATCGCAAACGAAGAAGGCGACCGGGAACTGTACACCCGGTTCGAAGGCGGTGTTTACGGTACGCCGAGCAGGGGAAATTCCAATAACATAGGGATATCTGTCAGCAACACTCTTGAAGCCAAGGTTCAGGACAGGGACACCACGGCCACAGAACCCAAAAAGATCACCCTGCTCAACAACCTCAACTTTTCCACCAGTTACAATATTGCTGCAGATTCATTGCCATGGAGCCCGTTGCGGGTAACGGGAGGCGTGCCGTTGTTTGACAACAAAATGACCGTCAATTTCGGGGCTACCCTGGACCCTTATGCCATTGATAACAGCGGTAACCGGATAGAAAAATTCAATATCGACAATGGAGGAAGCCTTTTCCGGCTCACCAATGCCAACCTCACTACGAGTTACACTATTTCGAGCAAGACCTTCAAAGGAAGCGGAGTGGACCGGGACGCTGATAATACACAGAGCGGCGGAAGGGACGACGACCTGTTCGGAACCTCACAGGACTTTAGTGACGGCAGGATGTTCCCCGATGATGACGAGGAGGACGAAGAAGAGGAAGATACCAAGTTTTACGGGGCATCTTTGCCCTGGGATCTGCGACTGGCCTATTCCATGACCTATTCGAATTCCAACCGGCAAAACGAAATCAGCAACAATTCCCTGATGTTCTCGGGCAACGTGGAGCTCTCTCCGAAATGGCGCGTAGGCGTGTCTTCCGGATATGATTTTAAGAACAGGGGGTTCAGCTATACACAGCTTCGTTTTGAGCGGGACCTTGAAAGCTGGCGTATGAACTTTAGCTGGACACCTTTCGGGAACCGCACCTCGTGGTACTTCTTTATCGGGATAAAGAGTTCCATGCTCAGCGATATCAAATGGGAAAAAAGACGGAATCCGGACAGGCGGTTATAG
- a CDS encoding RidA family protein gives MKKIINTDQAPAPIGPYNQAVLSGNTLYISGQIPLDPKTGELVRKSIEEETTQVMQNLKAILSAAGMDFDHVIKSSIFISDMNNFGKINEVYGKYFSEDTAPARETVEVANLPKFVNVEISMIAVKS, from the coding sequence ATGAAAAAGATCATCAACACCGACCAGGCACCTGCACCCATAGGACCTTATAACCAGGCTGTTTTAAGCGGGAACACACTCTACATATCCGGGCAGATCCCGCTCGACCCGAAGACCGGGGAATTGGTCCGGAAATCCATTGAAGAGGAAACCACACAGGTAATGCAGAACCTTAAAGCCATTCTCAGCGCTGCCGGAATGGATTTTGACCATGTTATCAAATCTTCCATTTTTATCAGTGACATGAACAATTTCGGAAAGATCAACGAAGTTTACGGCAAGTATTTCAGTGAAGATACCGCCCCGGCCAGGGAAACGGTAGAAGTGGCCAATTTGCCCAAATTCGTGAATGTGGAGATCTCTATGATCGCCGTAAAATCCTAA
- a CDS encoding N-acetylglucosamine kinase: MILIVDSGATKSDWIALDEDGNKLFLTKTLGLSPEVLTREIIDERLANNFELSNNKKEVTQLYFYGAGCGTDRMKNYLTKIFKNFFVNAKVSIKEDTYAAIHATAAPGEHAIVCILGTGSNCSYYDGSEVFQKVTSLGYILMDDCSGNYFGRQLLRDYYYHKMPQNLAHKFSEAYDLEADIIKNNLYKQPNPNTYLATFARFVIENRDHEYSQKLIRKGMQLFIDNCIMQYEQAKSVPVHFIGSIAFYLQEELHEVMEQNGLKVGKILRRPIDNLVEYHREIVFNK; this comes from the coding sequence ATGATATTAATTGTTGATAGTGGAGCCACAAAATCGGATTGGATAGCCCTGGATGAAGACGGAAACAAGCTGTTTTTGACAAAAACACTTGGGTTGAGTCCGGAAGTGCTTACGCGGGAGATTATAGATGAACGCCTGGCCAATAATTTTGAACTTAGCAATAACAAAAAGGAAGTTACACAACTGTATTTTTACGGGGCAGGCTGCGGTACCGACCGCATGAAGAATTACCTGACCAAAATATTCAAGAACTTTTTTGTCAATGCCAAGGTCTCTATAAAAGAAGATACCTATGCGGCCATACATGCTACGGCTGCCCCGGGAGAACATGCCATTGTATGCATTCTGGGAACAGGCTCTAATTGTAGTTATTATGACGGCAGCGAGGTTTTTCAGAAGGTGACCTCCCTGGGTTACATCCTTATGGATGACTGTAGCGGGAACTATTTCGGCCGTCAGTTGCTCCGGGATTACTATTATCACAAGATGCCGCAAAATCTGGCACACAAATTTTCCGAAGCCTATGACCTTGAGGCGGACATTATAAAAAACAACCTCTATAAGCAACCCAACCCGAATACCTACCTGGCCACGTTTGCAAGGTTTGTGATTGAAAACCGGGACCACGAATACAGCCAGAAGCTTATAAGAAAGGGAATGCAGTTGTTTATAGATAACTGTATCATGCAATACGAACAGGCAAAATCCGTTCCTGTGCATTTTATAGGCAGTATTGCTTTTTATCTTCAGGAAGAACTGCACGAGGTTATGGAGCAGAACGGTCTGAAGGTGGGCAAGATATTACGGCGCCCTATCGACAACCTGGTGGAATACCACAGAGAAATCGTATTCAATAAATAA
- the gap gene encoding type I glyceraldehyde-3-phosphate dehydrogenase translates to MSNLKIGINGFGRIGRLVFRETVKRDNVDVVAINDLLDVEHLAYLLKYDSVHGTFNGTVEVKDGNLVVNGNTVRITAEKDPKSLKWDEVGVDVVAECTGIFTTLDTAQQHLEAGAKKVVISAPSKDAPMFVMGVNHKEAKATDNIVSNASCTTNCLAPISKVLNDAFGIEEGLMTTVHATTATQLTVDGPSKKDFRGGRSALANVIPASTGAAKAVTKVIPALEGKLTGMAFRVPTPDVSVVDLTVRLEKETSYEEIKKVVKAASEGELKGILGYTEEPVVSQDFVGDTRTSIFDAGAGIELNSKFFKIIAWYDNEAGYSSKLVDLALHVSSL, encoded by the coding sequence ATGTCAAACTTAAAAATTGGTATTAACGGTTTCGGGAGAATAGGAAGGTTAGTTTTCAGGGAAACCGTAAAAAGAGATAATGTAGATGTAGTAGCTATCAATGACCTGTTAGACGTAGAGCACCTGGCATACCTTTTAAAATACGATTCTGTTCACGGTACGTTCAACGGCACCGTAGAAGTAAAGGACGGTAACCTTGTAGTGAACGGGAATACCGTGAGGATTACTGCCGAAAAAGATCCGAAAAGCCTGAAATGGGACGAAGTGGGTGTTGATGTTGTGGCAGAATGTACCGGAATATTTACTACGCTGGACACCGCACAGCAACACCTGGAAGCGGGAGCCAAGAAAGTGGTGATTTCCGCACCTTCCAAAGATGCACCGATGTTTGTAATGGGTGTAAACCACAAAGAGGCGAAGGCTACAGACAATATTGTGTCTAACGCCTCCTGTACTACAAACTGTCTCGCGCCTATATCCAAAGTGTTGAACGATGCTTTTGGTATTGAAGAAGGTCTGATGACTACCGTGCATGCCACTACGGCTACACAGCTTACGGTTGACGGTCCGTCCAAAAAAGATTTCCGTGGCGGAAGAAGTGCGCTTGCCAACGTTATTCCCGCATCGACAGGGGCTGCAAAAGCGGTAACCAAGGTGATTCCCGCGCTGGAAGGTAAACTCACCGGGATGGCGTTTCGCGTACCTACCCCCGATGTATCTGTAGTTGACCTCACCGTAAGGCTCGAAAAGGAAACTTCTTACGAGGAAATAAAAAAGGTTGTAAAAGCCGCTTCTGAAGGGGAATTGAAAGGAATTCTCGGATATACGGAAGAACCGGTAGTGTCACAAGACTTCGTAGGAGATACCCGTACCAGTATCTTTGATGCCGGGGCCGGGATTGAACTCAACTCCAAATTCTTCAAAATAATAGCATGGTACGATAATGAAGCAGGTTATTCAAGCAAACTGGTAGATCTGGCACTTCACGTATCTTCATTGTAA
- the pfkA gene encoding 6-phosphofructokinase, producing the protein MADNIKKIAVLTSGGDSPGMNAAIRSVVRTCAYFNTECIGIYRGYQGMIEGDFKVMNARSVNNIINRGGTILKSARSDEFRSQEGRKKAYERLKSEGIEAFVVIGGDGSFTGAMIFSEEFGFPVMGIPGTIDNDIYGTSFTLGYDTALNTVVEAIDKIRDTAISHNRLFFVEVMGRDAGHIALNTGVGAGAEEILIPEENLGLERLLESLERSRLSGKSSSIVVVAEGDKIGKSVFELKEYVEGNLPDYDVRVTVLGHIQRGGRPTCFDRVLASRMGVKAVESLLDGKSNYMVGFTEDKILLTPLDKAVKGKSEIDRELLRVSDIMTT; encoded by the coding sequence ATGGCAGACAATATAAAAAAGATCGCTGTTTTAACCTCGGGAGGAGACTCTCCGGGGATGAATGCGGCCATCCGTTCCGTAGTACGGACCTGTGCATATTTTAATACAGAATGTATAGGCATTTACAGGGGGTACCAGGGAATGATAGAAGGAGATTTCAAAGTGATGAACGCCCGTAGTGTGAACAATATCATCAACAGGGGAGGGACTATCCTCAAATCTGCAAGGTCTGATGAGTTTCGTTCGCAGGAAGGCAGGAAAAAGGCCTATGAACGGTTGAAGTCGGAAGGGATAGAAGCCTTTGTGGTTATAGGAGGGGACGGTTCGTTTACGGGAGCGATGATCTTCAGTGAAGAGTTCGGTTTTCCCGTGATGGGAATCCCCGGAACAATAGATAATGATATTTATGGCACCAGCTTTACCCTGGGATATGACACCGCACTCAATACGGTAGTGGAAGCCATAGACAAGATCAGGGATACGGCCATTTCGCATAACAGGCTGTTCTTTGTGGAAGTTATGGGAAGGGATGCCGGGCACATTGCCCTGAATACCGGTGTTGGTGCGGGGGCCGAAGAAATACTTATTCCCGAAGAGAACCTCGGGCTGGAACGGTTGCTGGAATCCCTCGAAAGGAGCAGGCTCTCCGGAAAATCGTCCAGTATCGTGGTCGTGGCCGAAGGTGATAAAATAGGGAAAAGTGTTTTTGAGCTCAAGGAATATGTTGAAGGCAACCTTCCGGATTACGATGTAAGGGTTACCGTTCTTGGTCATATCCAGCGCGGAGGAAGGCCGACATGCTTTGACCGGGTCCTGGCCAGCAGGATGGGAGTTAAAGCAGTAGAAAGCCTGCTGGACGGAAAATCCAATTACATGGTCGGATTTACCGAAGACAAAATATTATTAACTCCACTGGACAAGGCGGTAAAAGGAAAATCGGAAATAGACAGGGAACTGTTGCGGGTGTCGGATATCATGACGACCTGA